One stretch of Natronobacterium texcoconense DNA includes these proteins:
- a CDS encoding SPW repeat protein, whose product MSETPTDTDPGADPETARNRNALNTDTMQWLSALIAVLGLYLVASPFIFEATDAAIWNDTLVGTAIFLTGGYNFYRMSKDRLASVGVASLTILLGLWVLASPFVIEMGSNELATGTAITGALVALLAAYNAYANNKADTPERATART is encoded by the coding sequence ATGAGTGAAACACCAACTGACACTGACCCAGGGGCCGATCCGGAGACTGCGCGGAACAGAAATGCCCTCAACACGGACACGATGCAGTGGCTGAGCGCGCTCATCGCAGTACTCGGGCTGTACCTGGTCGCGTCGCCGTTTATCTTCGAGGCGACGGATGCGGCGATCTGGAACGACACCCTCGTCGGGACGGCGATCTTCCTTACCGGCGGGTACAACTTCTATCGCATGAGCAAGGACCGCCTGGCGAGCGTCGGCGTCGCGTCGTTGACGATCCTGCTCGGACTGTGGGTGCTCGCCTCACCGTTCGTCATCGAAATGGGGAGCAACGAACTCGCGACGGGGACGGCGATCACCGGTGCGCTCGTCGCCCTCCTCGCCGCCTACAACGCCTATGCCAACAACAAGGCTGACACGCCCGAACGCGCCACCGCTCGTACGTAA
- a CDS encoding Cdc6/Cdc18 family protein — translation MIADPRAFDDGYDGVELLHREGEMRDLFERVTGSVGSGDVLISGPSGVGKTLFAHKALDRLETRRPIHRVHVNCLGKTTAGIHRAVLEAHPNGPETVPRTTATDSVRRKLHDAIDRETVVVLDEGDDLPETDAVGDLLGFRDVTLIVITHDKKRWLSRLDVDDGHSFDRGHVKLERYGIPELTEILRRRARQGFHQPDVVSGDQLRYIADGVAGVARNGIQWLWGAATVAHEREHVTIHTDDVRDGKERAWRRVRELNLESLPTHHQVLYAIVHEAGEISGEKLHDRYDEIKDDVYRGVPACPIGERARREKFPKLREYDLVDYEGSTRDRTYWVVDESVTPRLELSSSADRLLY, via the coding sequence ATGATCGCTGATCCCAGGGCGTTCGACGACGGGTACGACGGCGTCGAACTACTCCATCGCGAAGGCGAGATGCGAGACCTCTTCGAGCGAGTGACGGGATCGGTTGGGAGCGGCGACGTACTGATCTCCGGGCCGAGCGGCGTCGGCAAGACGCTGTTCGCCCACAAAGCGCTGGATCGACTCGAGACGCGACGGCCGATCCACCGCGTCCACGTCAACTGTCTCGGCAAGACCACCGCCGGCATCCACCGCGCCGTCCTCGAGGCCCACCCGAACGGCCCCGAGACGGTCCCCCGAACGACCGCGACCGACTCGGTTCGGCGAAAACTCCATGATGCGATCGACCGCGAGACGGTCGTCGTGCTCGACGAGGGAGACGACCTCCCCGAGACCGACGCCGTCGGCGACTTGCTCGGCTTTCGGGACGTGACGCTCATCGTAATCACCCACGACAAGAAACGGTGGCTCTCGCGACTCGACGTCGACGACGGCCACTCGTTCGACCGCGGCCACGTCAAACTCGAGCGCTACGGCATCCCCGAACTGACCGAAATCCTCAGACGGCGTGCCCGCCAGGGATTCCACCAGCCCGACGTCGTCTCCGGAGACCAGCTTCGATACATCGCCGACGGCGTCGCGGGCGTCGCCCGCAACGGCATCCAGTGGCTCTGGGGTGCCGCCACCGTCGCGCACGAACGCGAACACGTTACAATCCATACCGACGACGTCCGGGACGGCAAAGAACGCGCGTGGCGTCGCGTCCGCGAATTGAACCTCGAGTCGCTTCCCACCCACCATCAGGTGCTGTACGCGATCGTTCACGAGGCCGGCGAAATCTCCGGCGAGAAACTGCACGACCGCTACGACGAGATCAAAGACGACGTCTATCGAGGCGTGCCCGCGTGCCCGATCGGCGAACGAGCGCGCCGCGAGAAGTTCCCGAAACTCCGGGAATACGACCTCGTCGACTACGAAGGCTCGACTCGAGACCGGACCTACTGGGTGGTCGACGAGAGCGTCACGCCGCGACTCGAGTTGTCGTCGTCGGCCGACCGTCTCCTGTACTGA
- a CDS encoding cupin domain-containing protein, whose protein sequence is MPATTIGDERTYDDDQFTTREISRTERSKTVCGYFEPGQFIPVHSPDSDVTIVVQSGSGIVRDGNEEHDVSPGSLVTIPAGQDRGIRADDERLEAVLVVAPPPTDAEHDPVRRGLQNDEFEPER, encoded by the coding sequence ATGCCGGCAACGACCATCGGCGACGAGCGGACGTACGACGACGATCAGTTCACCACCCGAGAAATTTCCCGAACCGAACGATCGAAAACCGTCTGTGGCTACTTCGAACCCGGGCAGTTCATCCCGGTTCATTCCCCCGACAGCGACGTCACGATCGTCGTCCAGTCAGGATCGGGGATCGTCCGTGACGGTAACGAAGAACACGACGTCTCACCGGGATCCCTCGTCACAATACCGGCCGGACAAGATCGCGGCATCCGCGCCGATGACGAGCGCCTCGAGGCCGTACTCGTGGTCGCACCGCCGCCGACTGACGCCGAACACGATCCAGTTCGACGCGGTCTGCAAAACGACGAGTTCGAACCAGAGCGGTGA
- a CDS encoding acyl-CoA dehydrogenase family protein, translating to MAFSLSDEHVAIRDAVREFGENEIKPVAEEYDREGKYPEEIRRKAAEYDFVAPNIPIEYDGAGMDKLSSTIVTEELWRADPGIGSAVGSAGFGTNMIVEFGDEWMKEEWLPRIANGESASCSMISEPAHGSNVAGIETVAEEDGDGYVINGNKMWITNGTVADVGVCMAKTNPGEGHRGITAFLVEMDTDGVTTEKIDNKLGIRASDLAEVILDDVRVPEENVIGKVDGGFYQLMEFFATGRTSVAAQAVGAAQGALDAALEYASEREQFDQPIAEFQAIQHKLAEMATNVEAARSLTYRAATQVEEGNQEVAAQFSSMAKLFASEHAVDVADEAIQVHGGSGYVTDYPAERYYRDARITKIYEGTSEIQKNIIADQLL from the coding sequence ATGGCCTTCAGTTTGTCAGACGAGCACGTCGCGATTCGTGACGCCGTCCGCGAGTTCGGTGAGAACGAGATCAAGCCCGTCGCAGAGGAGTACGACCGCGAGGGGAAGTATCCCGAAGAGATCCGCCGGAAAGCCGCGGAGTACGACTTCGTCGCGCCGAACATTCCGATCGAGTACGACGGCGCGGGGATGGACAAACTCTCCTCGACGATCGTCACCGAGGAACTGTGGCGTGCCGATCCTGGAATCGGGAGCGCGGTCGGTAGCGCCGGCTTCGGGACGAACATGATCGTCGAGTTCGGCGACGAGTGGATGAAAGAGGAGTGGCTTCCCAGGATCGCCAACGGGGAGTCGGCCTCCTGTTCGATGATCTCCGAACCCGCACACGGCTCGAACGTCGCCGGCATCGAGACGGTTGCAGAGGAGGACGGCGACGGCTACGTCATCAACGGCAACAAGATGTGGATCACCAACGGCACCGTCGCCGACGTCGGGGTCTGCATGGCCAAGACGAATCCGGGCGAGGGTCACCGCGGCATCACTGCATTCCTCGTCGAGATGGACACCGATGGCGTGACGACCGAAAAGATCGACAACAAACTGGGAATCCGCGCGTCGGACCTCGCTGAGGTAATTCTCGACGACGTCCGCGTCCCCGAGGAGAACGTGATCGGCAAGGTCGACGGCGGCTTCTACCAGCTGATGGAGTTCTTCGCCACCGGACGGACCAGCGTCGCTGCCCAGGCCGTCGGTGCCGCACAGGGAGCACTCGACGCCGCACTCGAGTACGCCAGCGAACGCGAGCAGTTCGACCAGCCGATCGCGGAGTTCCAGGCAATCCAGCACAAACTCGCGGAGATGGCGACGAACGTCGAAGCGGCCCGGTCGCTGACCTACCGCGCCGCGACGCAGGTCGAAGAAGGCAACCAGGAGGTCGCGGCCCAGTTCTCGAGCATGGCGAAGCTGTTCGCCAGCGAGCACGCGGTCGACGTCGCCGACGAAGCGATCCAGGTCCACGGCGGCTCCGGCTACGTCACCGATTATCCGGCCGAACGCTACTACCGCGACGCCCGGATCACGAAGATCTACGAGGGGACGAGCGAGATCCAGAAGAACATCATCGCCGATCAGCTCCTGTAA
- a CDS encoding PIN domain-containing protein, which produces MIDATVVISVPIADSKMWELVVTLELDLSMPAFVYDEPENYEGLTDPLNTP; this is translated from the coding sequence GTGATCGACGCCACCGTCGTGATTTCTGTACCCATCGCGGATTCGAAAATGTGGGAACTCGTCGTCACGCTCGAACTGGATCTCTCGATGCCTGCGTTCGTTTACGACGAACCCGAGAACTACGAAGGCCTGACTGACCCGCTTAACACGCCCTAA
- a CDS encoding globin-coupled sensor protein yields the protein MQNTIPTHGDIRVDAERRQSIDGSLLTTELGIDRNEIQWRKSFTNFEKADERALKEISDLIETKATDLPDRLEAHVHEHEEALVYLDRSTKGFDQLKDAHSSYLTDLGRGSYGQQYFDQRARIGRIHDMLGLGPEVYLGAYSVYFGGLVEAIGNEMKSRSKQDSLSIDETVDQTLEYVMALFKLINLDQQVVMDTYIQSANQELEAELERQQAVADEVETNVTDVKESADDVADNSDEISDLARSQADAVEDVSSEVANMSATIEEIAATTDQVAATSENAETLAEEGRKSATEAIGVMEQVDESTADVKDDITRLENRVDEIDEIVEVINDIADQTNLLALNASIEAAHAGKEGDGFAVVANEVKSLAEESQENAGEIEALVDGIKTDTTETVSSLEEMTQQVERGIDQVTESMETLDEIVNAVRETSAGIREVSEATDDQADSTEEVATMADDLYEQSERVATKIEEIAAANARQAEKIDEINETVAQLVDK from the coding sequence ATGCAGAATACAATTCCTACTCACGGAGATATACGGGTTGATGCCGAACGTCGTCAGAGTATTGATGGTTCATTACTCACAACGGAACTCGGCATCGATCGTAACGAAATCCAGTGGCGGAAATCGTTTACCAACTTCGAGAAGGCCGACGAACGAGCACTCAAAGAGATTAGTGATCTAATCGAGACCAAAGCAACGGATCTTCCAGATCGATTAGAGGCGCACGTCCACGAGCACGAGGAGGCACTAGTCTATCTCGACCGGTCCACAAAAGGATTCGACCAATTAAAAGATGCCCACTCGTCGTATTTGACGGATCTTGGCCGTGGATCCTATGGGCAGCAGTATTTCGACCAACGAGCTCGTATTGGGCGGATTCACGATATGCTTGGACTTGGTCCTGAGGTCTATCTCGGCGCATATAGCGTGTATTTCGGGGGGCTAGTCGAAGCGATCGGGAACGAAATGAAATCACGATCGAAACAGGACTCTCTTTCGATCGACGAGACAGTGGACCAGACGCTCGAGTACGTCATGGCGCTGTTCAAATTGATTAATCTCGACCAGCAGGTGGTGATGGATACGTACATTCAGTCAGCCAATCAGGAACTCGAAGCGGAACTCGAGCGTCAACAAGCGGTTGCTGATGAGGTCGAGACGAATGTTACAGATGTGAAAGAGAGTGCTGATGACGTAGCTGATAACAGTGACGAGATCAGTGATCTCGCTCGCTCTCAAGCGGATGCTGTCGAAGATGTCTCGTCTGAAGTCGCAAATATGTCTGCGACGATCGAAGAGATCGCAGCGACGACGGATCAGGTTGCCGCGACCAGTGAAAATGCCGAAACCCTTGCAGAAGAGGGACGAAAATCAGCGACGGAAGCAATCGGGGTCATGGAACAGGTCGACGAGTCGACCGCTGATGTGAAAGACGATATCACACGACTCGAAAATCGCGTCGATGAAATCGACGAAATCGTCGAGGTAATCAATGATATCGCCGATCAAACGAATCTGCTGGCACTCAACGCCTCGATAGAGGCTGCACACGCTGGTAAAGAAGGAGATGGATTTGCTGTCGTTGCAAATGAGGTGAAGTCCTTGGCTGAGGAATCACAGGAGAACGCGGGCGAGATCGAGGCATTGGTCGATGGCATAAAGACGGATACGACCGAGACCGTGTCGAGTCTCGAGGAGATGACCCAGCAAGTAGAGCGAGGAATCGATCAGGTGACCGAATCGATGGAGACGCTCGACGAAATCGTAAACGCCGTTCGGGAAACGAGTGCTGGCATACGGGAGGTTTCCGAGGCTACCGACGATCAGGCGGATAGTACAGAAGAAGTCGCGACGATGGCTGACGACCTCTACGAACAATCGGAGCGCGTCGCTACCAAAATCGAAGAAATCGCAGCTGCCAACGCGAGGCAGGCCGAGAAAATCGACGAAATCAACGAGACCGTTGCTCAACTCGTAGATAAGTAG
- a CDS encoding DUF7837 family putative zinc-binding protein produces MSTTNSLSLGTYPFCPAEITTTNVFLEYETATGPAVYAECLECRDDVNPQ; encoded by the coding sequence ATGTCCACAACGAATTCACTATCTCTCGGTACATACCCGTTCTGTCCCGCCGAGATTACGACAACCAACGTGTTCCTCGAGTACGAAACAGCGACGGGACCGGCAGTATACGCCGAGTGCCTCGAGTGTCGAGACGACGTGAACCCACAATAA
- a CDS encoding molybdopterin-dependent oxidoreductase, whose protein sequence is MNDLKPHGVPEDVDPAEWTLRISGTVDRSVRFTLDDLASYSSETAADDFACAERWVAEGLSWYGVHVGTLLEHSEPTAESEYGLVRAMDGEYACSFPLARLSDSILALELDGEPLPVEHGGPARLVPLDDDRDCWESIKWVSEIVIDESPFTDADTAKQLALSRIEM, encoded by the coding sequence ATGAATGACCTCAAACCACACGGTGTTCCTGAGGACGTCGATCCCGCCGAATGGACGCTTCGTATCAGCGGTACGGTCGATCGATCGGTCCGCTTCACTCTAGACGACCTCGCATCCTATTCCTCCGAAACAGCAGCCGACGACTTCGCGTGCGCCGAGAGGTGGGTTGCCGAGGGGCTCTCCTGGTACGGCGTCCACGTCGGAACACTGCTCGAACACAGCGAACCGACAGCAGAAAGCGAGTACGGCCTCGTCCGTGCGATGGACGGCGAGTACGCCTGTTCATTCCCGTTAGCCCGACTATCAGACTCCATCCTCGCGCTCGAACTCGACGGCGAACCGTTACCCGTCGAACACGGTGGACCGGCCCGGCTCGTTCCGCTCGATGATGACCGGGACTGCTGGGAGAGCATCAAGTGGGTCTCGGAGATCGTGATCGACGAGAGTCCGTTCACAGACGCCGATACCGCGAAACAACTGGCATTGTCTCGAATTGAAATGTGA
- a CDS encoding DUF7130 family rubredoxin-like protein, with amino-acid sequence MNEPNEKYGGPRTESGRTRDSIDFGEKVYDEHGDELGTVRGLEEDGFFVTTREGMGALSVEHSRSGHDFGEAHLMWRCTDCGEMGKIDEGLPGTCPNCGTEKENLMWWTED; translated from the coding sequence ATGAACGAACCCAACGAAAAATACGGCGGGCCGAGAACAGAATCGGGACGAACGCGCGACTCGATCGATTTCGGAGAGAAAGTCTACGACGAACACGGTGACGAACTCGGAACGGTACGAGGTCTGGAAGAAGACGGCTTCTTCGTGACCACGCGCGAGGGAATGGGGGCACTCAGCGTCGAGCATTCCCGTTCCGGACACGACTTTGGTGAGGCTCACCTCATGTGGCGGTGTACGGACTGTGGCGAGATGGGGAAGATCGACGAAGGGCTCCCGGGGACGTGCCCGAACTGCGGGACCGAGAAAGAAAACCTGATGTGGTGGACCGAGGACTGA
- a CDS encoding HalOD1 output domain-containing protein, with amino-acid sequence MSTSVCAQYDWSTAEPSIAIVEAIATLENIDPLDVSMSLDCTLFDHINPDALDTLITDDKPISISFALDEYSIRMDEDGLVVSQ; translated from the coding sequence ATGAGTACCTCAGTTTGCGCTCAATACGATTGGTCAACTGCTGAACCGAGTATCGCCATCGTCGAAGCTATTGCTACCCTCGAAAATATTGATCCGCTCGACGTGTCTATGTCACTTGACTGCACCTTGTTTGATCATATTAACCCAGATGCCCTCGATACACTCATCACTGATGACAAACCAATCTCGATTTCGTTTGCTCTCGATGAGTATTCGATTCGAATGGATGAAGACGGTTTGGTCGTCAGCCAGTAG
- a CDS encoding 3-hydroxyacyl-CoA dehydrogenase/enoyl-CoA hydratase family protein translates to MSVDNIDQVTVLGAGNMGHGITEVVAMAGYDVVMRDIEQEIVEDGYEDIEWSLEKLAEKDRLEEEPEGILERIETAVDLESAVADADLVIEAAPENLEIKRDIYGDLEEFTSDHAILASNTSSLPITDIAEATDRPEQVVGMHFFNPPVKMDLVEVIYGEETTDETAETTYEFVESIGKTPIYVRKDVRGFVVNTVLGPFGDEAAWMVSEGEAGIREVDATMVHERGYPMGPFELADLTGIDVGYHVRKEAGQPIPPITEEKVEDDELGQKTGKGYYDYEDGDGADYGHEDASEEFDWLRIEARMINRAAELVGDDVATPDAVDTGMRLGAGFPEGPCRRADKLGLETVLEKLEELHEETGEARFAPADYLVERVEAGETGEDAGAGFYEYGDDGGDREYRNLNVLRDDEVLAIELDRPERMNALSEDLMDEIEHVLETADLETVRCVTFEGAGDRAFSAGADIGGFAGLEPWEAGEITSMFETVNDFPRPTIAKVDGYCLGAGHELALACDMRIATADSAFGFPEITLGLLPGGGGTQRAIRMIGEARAKELVFRGEPIDAETAEEWGLINRAVEDDEFEDVCEEFVGDILEGPPVALDFAKKVMNRGQDTDLEAALTMESQSFGLLLSTEDVMEGTAAFAADRDPEFEGK, encoded by the coding sequence ATGTCAGTTGACAACATCGACCAGGTAACGGTTCTCGGTGCCGGAAACATGGGTCACGGGATCACGGAGGTCGTGGCCATGGCCGGCTACGACGTCGTGATGCGCGATATCGAACAGGAAATCGTCGAAGACGGCTACGAGGACATCGAGTGGAGCCTCGAGAAACTCGCCGAAAAGGACCGCCTCGAGGAAGAGCCCGAAGGAATCCTCGAGCGAATCGAGACGGCGGTCGACCTCGAGTCTGCGGTCGCGGATGCGGACCTCGTCATCGAGGCTGCGCCGGAGAACTTGGAGATCAAGCGGGACATCTACGGGGACCTCGAGGAGTTCACCTCGGATCATGCGATTCTGGCGTCGAATACGTCGTCGCTGCCGATTACGGACATCGCGGAAGCGACGGATCGGCCCGAACAGGTCGTCGGAATGCACTTTTTCAACCCGCCGGTGAAGATGGACCTCGTCGAGGTCATCTACGGTGAGGAGACGACTGACGAGACCGCGGAGACGACCTACGAGTTCGTCGAGTCGATCGGGAAGACGCCGATCTACGTCCGCAAGGACGTCCGCGGGTTCGTCGTCAACACGGTCCTCGGGCCGTTCGGGGACGAGGCCGCCTGGATGGTCAGCGAGGGCGAGGCCGGTATTCGCGAGGTCGACGCTACGATGGTCCACGAGCGGGGGTACCCGATGGGGCCGTTCGAACTCGCGGACCTGACCGGCATCGACGTCGGCTATCACGTCCGCAAGGAGGCCGGCCAGCCGATCCCGCCGATCACGGAGGAGAAAGTCGAGGACGACGAACTCGGTCAGAAGACCGGGAAGGGCTACTACGACTACGAGGACGGCGACGGAGCCGACTACGGTCACGAGGACGCCTCCGAGGAGTTCGACTGGCTCCGCATCGAGGCACGGATGATAAACCGGGCCGCCGAACTCGTCGGCGACGACGTGGCGACCCCGGACGCCGTCGACACCGGAATGCGTCTCGGCGCTGGCTTCCCCGAGGGGCCGTGCCGCCGCGCCGACAAACTCGGACTCGAGACGGTTCTCGAGAAACTCGAGGAGCTACACGAGGAGACCGGCGAGGCGCGCTTCGCGCCGGCCGACTATCTCGTCGAACGCGTCGAGGCGGGCGAGACCGGCGAGGACGCCGGCGCAGGCTTCTACGAGTACGGCGACGACGGCGGTGACCGCGAGTACCGCAATCTGAACGTCCTCCGGGACGACGAGGTGCTGGCGATCGAACTCGACCGTCCCGAGCGGATGAACGCCCTCAGCGAGGACCTGATGGACGAGATCGAGCACGTCCTCGAAACCGCCGACCTCGAGACGGTCCGGTGTGTCACCTTCGAGGGGGCCGGCGACCGCGCGTTCTCCGCCGGTGCCGATATCGGTGGTTTCGCGGGCCTCGAGCCCTGGGAGGCGGGGGAGATTACCTCGATGTTCGAGACGGTCAACGACTTCCCGCGGCCGACCATCGCCAAGGTCGACGGCTACTGTCTCGGTGCCGGCCACGAACTCGCGCTGGCCTGTGACATGCGCATCGCGACCGCAGACTCGGCGTTTGGATTCCCGGAGATCACCCTGGGACTGCTCCCTGGCGGCGGCGGTACCCAGCGCGCGATCCGCATGATCGGCGAAGCGCGCGCCAAGGAACTCGTCTTCCGCGGTGAGCCCATCGACGCCGAGACCGCCGAAGAGTGGGGGCTCATCAACCGCGCCGTCGAGGACGACGAGTTCGAGGACGTTTGCGAGGAGTTCGTCGGCGACATCCTCGAGGGGCCGCCCGTCGCGCTGGACTTCGCCAAGAAGGTCATGAACCGCGGGCAGGACACGGACCTCGAGGCCGCACTGACGATGGAAAGCCAGAGTTTCGGGCTGTTGCTCTCGACCGAGGACGTCATGGAAGGGACCGCCGCGTTCGCAGCGGACCGCGACCCCGAGTTCGAGGGTAAGTAA
- a CDS encoding redoxin domain-containing protein, with protein MPTTEDTAPTFTATVGTSDHESFNLENHLGDGPVVLAFFPGAFTPPCTNEMVALQERHEQFKDAGVTVLGVSADSPFSQGAFREKHGLEFDLVSDMAREAIDAYDVETDIPDLGLYGIANRAVFVLDEEGTISYRWVADDPTNEPPYDDLLEAVGSA; from the coding sequence ATGCCAACGACTGAAGACACTGCACCGACGTTCACGGCGACGGTCGGCACCAGCGACCACGAATCGTTCAACCTTGAGAACCACCTCGGGGACGGTCCAGTTGTCCTTGCGTTCTTCCCCGGGGCATTCACACCGCCCTGTACGAACGAGATGGTCGCCCTGCAGGAACGGCACGAGCAGTTCAAGGACGCTGGCGTGACGGTCCTCGGAGTAAGTGCGGATTCGCCGTTCTCACAGGGCGCGTTCCGCGAGAAACACGGACTCGAGTTCGACCTCGTCAGCGACATGGCCCGTGAGGCGATCGACGCTTACGACGTCGAGACGGATATCCCCGACCTCGGCCTTTACGGCATCGCGAACCGGGCAGTCTTCGTTCTCGATGAGGAGGGTACGATTTCGTATCGATGGGTTGCCGACGATCCGACGAACGAACCGCCCTACGATGACTTACTCGAGGCTGTCGGATCGGCCTGA
- a CDS encoding DUF2249 domain-containing protein, protein MTTEIDLREQPVDEYRTYLFEVLNDAGAGDTFEIVAEEDVDPYLVRYQLEHDRALEWEYDHPDAEPRKLQLSVGDLLDGEFGTIDVRDLKPQRRHEALLEIFNGLDASEGFVLVNDHDPKPLYHELSSMHGDVVGWEYENKGDGEWRVEIEKTGESEAEDGDVVTSYDVRKIPKQERHPTIHHRYGMIPEGGTMEIIAPHEPRPLRQEFQQKYSDSFEWEIVDQKPGECRVHITKRGETDNAETDDGSTSLEIIEELDVRDLPPAQRHEKIFDSYADLTGGEGFVLVNDHDPKPLYHQFDAEAGPEFRWEYRKKEPGEFRVLIGKTETAAAASEPTESSGPPF, encoded by the coding sequence ATGACCACTGAAATCGACCTTCGCGAGCAACCTGTCGACGAGTATCGAACGTACCTCTTCGAGGTATTGAACGACGCCGGGGCCGGGGACACCTTCGAGATAGTCGCCGAGGAGGACGTCGATCCGTATCTGGTCCGCTACCAGCTCGAACACGACCGTGCGCTCGAGTGGGAGTACGACCATCCCGATGCGGAACCGCGGAAACTCCAGTTGAGCGTCGGCGATTTGCTCGATGGAGAATTCGGGACGATCGACGTTCGAGATCTCAAGCCACAGCGTCGCCACGAAGCCCTGCTCGAAATTTTCAACGGATTGGATGCCAGCGAGGGGTTCGTGCTCGTGAACGATCACGACCCCAAGCCACTGTACCACGAACTCAGTTCGATGCATGGCGATGTAGTCGGCTGGGAGTACGAGAATAAAGGTGACGGGGAGTGGCGCGTCGAGATCGAAAAGACCGGCGAGTCGGAGGCCGAGGACGGAGATGTCGTCACAAGCTACGACGTGCGCAAAATCCCGAAACAGGAACGGCATCCGACGATTCACCACCGGTACGGTATGATTCCCGAGGGCGGGACGATGGAGATTATCGCGCCGCACGAACCCCGACCGCTCCGCCAGGAGTTCCAACAGAAGTACAGCGACTCTTTCGAGTGGGAGATCGTCGACCAGAAGCCGGGGGAGTGTCGCGTCCACATCACAAAACGGGGTGAAACCGACAACGCCGAGACCGACGACGGATCGACATCGCTCGAAATCATCGAGGAACTCGATGTCCGCGACCTGCCGCCGGCCCAGCGCCACGAAAAGATCTTCGACTCATACGCCGACTTGACCGGTGGAGAAGGGTTCGTCTTGGTGAACGACCACGATCCCAAACCGCTATACCACCAGTTCGACGCCGAAGCTGGTCCGGAGTTCCGATGGGAATACCGCAAGAAGGAGCCGGGTGAGTTCCGGGTCCTGATCGGGAAAACCGAGACGGCGGCCGCCGCGTCGGAACCGACTGAATCCTCTGGCCCCCCGTTCTAA